One Paenibacillus sp. SYP-B4298 genomic window, AATGGGCGCTTCATCTTGATCAGCGGCTTCCTGTTCTCTACGACCTGGCTCATGAGCAGGCTTGTGCTGAACAAGCGGGCGCTACGCTCGGCCAGCATGTCAAGCTCGAAGCTGCCCCGGGAACGAAGGCGCGAGCGGACAATAGCCGCTAGTAGAGTTACAACGACCGCCACGGCTCCTGCCAGCAACATCGGCTGGTACGCCAGGGCTGCAAGCGGCACAGCATAGATAGCTCCTAGCAGCGCCTGAACCATGAGTACGGCTAGCTTGCTCCGCCAGCCACGCCGTCCCTCCAGCCACTGACGCTGCGCCACCTTCACTAGCAGGGATACCAGCACCGTGTACAGCCAGCACCAGAGCAGCGATGCCGCCGACAGCTCCAGCACCCCTGTTAGGAACGGAAGCAGCAGTCCAAGCACTAGCGCATAGAGGATCGCATCGATCAGAGCGGTGTAGACCATGCCCCAGCCTCTAAGCCTATTGATCCAGCCCGGACGTTGCAGCAAAAATAGCTTGTCAGCCTCCTCGACAAAGGTCCGCAACGGACTAAGCAGCATATACAAGAACAGCAGTACCGGCAACAGCGACCATGGAACCTGCAGCGACCAGGCTGGAGGCTCATCCAGCCATTCTATATACAGCCCGCCACCGATGACCAGTGCGGGCACAATCAGGTACAGGCATACCGTCCAGTCCAGTGCTTGCTTCCATACCTTGTACTGCTCGGCATAGTACCGCCTCAGCCGCAGCAGAGACAGCCGATCTGGCGTCAGCATCTCCTGTCTTCCTCCTGCTCCTGCCATCAGGTCAGCCTCCGAAAACACTCGAACAAACTCGCATCGCTGCTGCTGCCTGCCTGTACACGCACCTCATCCAGTCCCCCCTGCGCGACGACCGTCCCGTCATTAATTAAGATGAACCCCTGACAGATCCGCTCCGCCGTATCCAGTACATGCGTGCACATCAGCACCCCGGCTCCTCTCACCCGTTCCGCCTCCAGCAGCTCCAGAAAATCCCCTGTCGCCCGCGGGTCCAGGCCAACGAATGGCTCGTCCACAATATAGACATCCGGCTCCAGCAGGAAGCCGATAATCAACATCAGCTTCTGCTGCATGCCTTTTGAGAATTTGACCGGATAATGATGCCGCTCGCCGGACAGCCGGAAGCGTTCGAGCAGCTCCAGCGCTCGCTCCTCGAATTGCTCCTCACGCATTCCGTATGCGGAGGCCGCTAATCTCAGATGCTCCCACAGTGTAAAATATTCATACAACACCGGCTGCTCCGGCACATATGCATAGCGGCGGTTCGCGCCCCCCAACTCTATCTCGCCTTGGAGATAAGGCATCAAACCGAGGATCGACTTGATCGTTGTGCTCTTGCCCGCACCATTGGGCCCGATCAAGCCGATCAGCTCTCCGCTCTGCACCTGGAGCTGGACATTGCGAATAACCGCCTTGCCCTGCTCATAGCCTGCCTCCCTAAGGTTCACCTTCAATACGTTGTTGTGCCTGGTTCTATCCATGCTCCCCCTCCTTCTGCTGGTTCAACGTTAGGGTGGTCATTAAACGTCATACTGCTTATCCCGAGCTTGCTCCACCTTGCAGCCTGTTGATGTGGCCATGCTCAGGCTAACGGGTGTCCTCCAATGGAAGCAACGTACAACATGTTTCTGTTGTCTCATGGTTGTAAATTATTTCATAAAGTGATATCATATTTATATTACAAGAATATCATCAATTATGCAAAGGGGTGTTCAGATGAAAGAACGTAAAGCATGGCAGATCACTGGATACGGAGCCATTATACTGATACTGATCTTGTGGGGTGCCGCTGCCGCTCTGTTGGGAGCCAATATCGACACATTGAATCCCGCCATTGTCGTGGCTGCTGCGCTGCTCATTGGCGCCGGCGCTCTCCTCTCCTCCGGTCTGACCATCATCCAGCCTAATGAAGCGCAGATCGTCACTTTCTTCGGCAAATATATCGGGACGCTATCACAGGATGGCTTCTGGCTCACTGTCCCTCTATCCAGCCGTAAGAAAATATCGTTGAAGGTCCGCAACTTCAACAGCCATACCTTGAAGGTGAATGATGCCGAAGGGAACCCGATCGAGATTGCCGCAGTGGTCGTCTTCCGAGTCGAGGATACAGCAAGAGCCACGTTTGATGTGGATAATTACGAGCGGTTTGTTGAGATTCAGAGCGAGACGGCCATTCGTCACATCGCCGCCCACTATCCATACGACCAATATTCGGAGGAAGTGAAGCTGACGCTTCGCGGCAACTCGGACGAGGTCGCTGCAGAGCTGCTGAACGAGCTGCAGCAACGACTCATTGTCGCAGGCGTCACGGTGCTGGAGACGAGGCTGACACATCTGGCCTACTCGCCGGAGATTGCCAGCGCGATGCTGCAGCGCCAGCAAGCGATGGCGATCGTAGCCGCCAGACAGAAGATTGTGGAGGGCGCAGTAACGATGGTTGACGCTGCGCTGCGCCAATTGAGGGACAAGGGCATTGATCTTGACGGCGAACGGCGTGCAGCCATGGTGAACAATCTGATGGTGGCTATCGTGTCCGAACGAGGCACCACGCCAGTCATCAATACCGGAACCTTGTACAACTAACCGGACGTTGGTCAATGGCTAAGGAAAAAAAAGCATTCGCTCTGCGTCTTGACCCCGAGCTGCACCGGGCTATAGAGCAATGGGCAGGAGACGAGTTCCGCAGCGTCAACGCGCATATCGAGTTTCTGCTGCGCGAGGCCGCCCGCAAGGCGGGTCGGCTCAAGCAGCTCTATCCGCCCCCGCAGGAGGACAGCGAATAGAACAGGAGACCGATCAGGTGTCTTCAGACAGCGCAGCACGATGC contains:
- a CDS encoding ABC transporter permease; the encoded protein is MAGAGGRQEMLTPDRLSLLRLRRYYAEQYKVWKQALDWTVCLYLIVPALVIGGGLYIEWLDEPPAWSLQVPWSLLPVLLFLYMLLSPLRTFVEEADKLFLLQRPGWINRLRGWGMVYTALIDAILYALVLGLLLPFLTGVLELSAASLLWCWLYTVLVSLLVKVAQRQWLEGRRGWRSKLAVLMVQALLGAIYAVPLAALAYQPMLLAGAVAVVVTLLAAIVRSRLRSRGSFELDMLAERSARLFSTSLLMSQVVENRKPLIKMKRPLFFPRSGRLFKSQDGGAVLAELRIKAFIRSGDKLWTWVGFISLTSLALLALPPLLRCLVVPGFILLGMYWQSLHWKVWTEEPLLKQFKWEEQALRRGRALSRFWMIAPATLVWSIVAGMGLGGAAVVWLPAIVLLIWYSSNRTALKRAD
- a CDS encoding ABC transporter ATP-binding protein, which encodes MDRTRHNNVLKVNLREAGYEQGKAVIRNVQLQVQSGELIGLIGPNGAGKSTTIKSILGLMPYLQGEIELGGANRRYAYVPEQPVLYEYFTLWEHLRLAASAYGMREEQFEERALELLERFRLSGERHHYPVKFSKGMQQKLMLIIGFLLEPDVYIVDEPFVGLDPRATGDFLELLEAERVRGAGVLMCTHVLDTAERICQGFILINDGTVVAQGGLDEVRVQAGSSSDASLFECFRRLT
- a CDS encoding SPFH domain-containing protein, with product MKERKAWQITGYGAIILILILWGAAAALLGANIDTLNPAIVVAAALLIGAGALLSSGLTIIQPNEAQIVTFFGKYIGTLSQDGFWLTVPLSSRKKISLKVRNFNSHTLKVNDAEGNPIEIAAVVVFRVEDTARATFDVDNYERFVEIQSETAIRHIAAHYPYDQYSEEVKLTLRGNSDEVAAELLNELQQRLIVAGVTVLETRLTHLAYSPEIASAMLQRQQAMAIVAARQKIVEGAVTMVDAALRQLRDKGIDLDGERRAAMVNNLMVAIVSERGTTPVINTGTLYN
- a CDS encoding toxin-antitoxin system HicB family antitoxin, encoding MAKEKKAFALRLDPELHRAIEQWAGDEFRSVNAHIEFLLREAARKAGRLKQLYPPPQEDSE